The following coding sequences lie in one Moritella viscosa genomic window:
- the nrdG gene encoding anaerobic ribonucleoside-triphosphate reductase activating protein: MHYSQYFDLDVINGPGTRVTLFVSGCEHQCKGCYNQSTWSPRNGSPFDQEIEDKIINDLNDTRILRRGLSLSGGDPLYPANLEAILKLIKRVKKECVGKDIWLWTGYTIEQLTPQQKAVVHYIDYLVDGKFEQQQVDPSLKFRGSRNQRIITITKSKNKKIGDIEYIINEGKY; the protein is encoded by the coding sequence ATGCACTATTCTCAATATTTTGACCTTGATGTCATCAATGGCCCAGGAACAAGGGTAACCTTATTTGTCAGTGGTTGTGAACACCAATGCAAAGGCTGTTATAACCAATCGACTTGGTCTCCACGCAATGGTTCCCCATTCGACCAAGAGATAGAAGACAAAATAATTAATGACTTGAATGATACGCGGATACTCCGTCGAGGATTAAGCTTAAGCGGTGGTGATCCTCTCTATCCAGCAAACTTAGAAGCTATATTAAAACTAATAAAAAGAGTTAAAAAAGAATGTGTTGGAAAAGATATATGGCTATGGACAGGTTATACGATAGAACAATTAACACCACAGCAAAAAGCCGTCGTTCATTATATTGATTATCTTGTTGACGGTAAATTTGAACAACAACAAGTCGATCCAAGTTTAAAATTTAGAGGTAGCAGAAATCAACGAATAATCACAATTACAAAGAGTAAAAATAAAAAAATTGGCGACATCGAGTACATTATTAACGAAGGTAAATATTAA
- the fadJ gene encoding fatty acid oxidation complex alpha subunit, with the protein MSQQDKTFSLEIREDKIGVLTMDVPGETMNTLRAEFADEISDLMKEIKSNSDLQGLVLISGKKDSFVAGADVTMIDACETAADAEQLSLEGHRVMGELESLNIPVVAAIHGPCLGGGLELALACHIRVCTESTKTVLGVPEVMLGLLPGSGGTQRLPRLIGVAKSLDLMLTGKQVRGKQALKMGLVDDVVPETVLLEVAVKLAKKGKIQRHLKRDLTSKLLETNKIGRNIMFDQAKKQTLSKTRGNYPAPEAILEVVKVGQEKGFEAGLKLEAKRFAELAMTSESASLRGIFFATTEMKKEDGVEGVAPKKVKKAIVLGGGLMGGGIANVTATKAKVPVRIKDIAPQGLLNAQKYTYDILNKKVKRRFMSKADMQSQLAMITGTTEYTGVKSADIVVEAVFEDLKLKHKMVADIEANCNENTIFASNTSSLPITQIASEAKRPENVIGLHYFSPVDKMPLAEIITHEGTSDQTISTTVEFARKQGKTPIVVKDGAGFYVNRILAPYMNEAARIILEQEPIEAVDKALVNFGFPVGPVTLLDEVGIDVGAKIGPILTKELGSRFEAPAAFDKLLADDRKGRKNEKGFYLYGKKAKKGKKQVDESIYKLFNLKPEAKMDPKALAERAVLLMLNEAARCLDEGILRSARDGDIGAIFGIGFPPFLGGPFHYMDSIGIAELVDKLERHQDKYGERFAPCESLIAMAKEDKKFYN; encoded by the coding sequence ATGAGTCAGCAAGATAAAACATTTTCACTTGAGATCCGTGAAGATAAGATTGGCGTTCTAACGATGGACGTACCCGGCGAAACGATGAACACTTTACGTGCGGAGTTCGCTGATGAAATTTCTGATTTGATGAAAGAAATTAAATCAAATTCAGACCTACAAGGTTTAGTACTGATCAGTGGCAAAAAAGACAGCTTTGTTGCTGGAGCTGACGTGACTATGATTGATGCGTGTGAAACGGCTGCAGATGCAGAGCAGTTATCACTTGAAGGTCACCGTGTTATGGGTGAACTGGAATCATTAAATATTCCTGTTGTTGCAGCTATTCACGGCCCTTGTTTGGGTGGTGGTTTAGAACTTGCTCTTGCTTGTCATATCCGTGTTTGTACAGAAAGTACAAAGACAGTATTAGGTGTACCTGAAGTGATGCTAGGTCTATTACCTGGTAGTGGTGGTACACAGCGTCTACCACGTCTAATCGGTGTGGCTAAGTCTCTTGATTTGATGTTAACAGGTAAACAAGTACGTGGTAAACAAGCGCTTAAAATGGGACTTGTTGACGATGTAGTGCCTGAAACAGTACTGCTTGAAGTGGCTGTTAAGTTAGCTAAAAAAGGTAAGATCCAACGTCACCTCAAACGTGATTTAACTAGCAAGCTACTAGAAACAAACAAAATTGGTCGTAACATCATGTTCGATCAAGCTAAAAAACAAACGCTTTCTAAAACCCGTGGTAATTATCCTGCACCAGAAGCAATTCTAGAAGTGGTTAAAGTTGGTCAAGAAAAAGGTTTTGAAGCAGGTTTAAAACTTGAAGCAAAACGTTTTGCAGAGCTTGCAATGACATCTGAATCAGCATCACTGCGTGGCATTTTCTTTGCGACAACAGAGATGAAGAAAGAAGATGGCGTTGAAGGTGTTGCACCGAAGAAAGTGAAAAAAGCAATCGTACTTGGTGGCGGCTTAATGGGTGGCGGTATCGCTAACGTTACTGCAACCAAAGCGAAAGTACCTGTGCGTATTAAAGATATTGCACCACAAGGTCTGCTTAACGCCCAAAAATACACGTATGACATTCTAAATAAGAAAGTTAAACGTCGCTTTATGTCGAAAGCCGACATGCAAAGTCAACTGGCTATGATCACAGGTACAACTGAGTACACTGGTGTGAAGAGCGCTGACATTGTTGTTGAAGCGGTATTTGAAGATCTTAAATTGAAGCACAAAATGGTGGCAGATATTGAAGCTAATTGTAACGAAAATACAATTTTCGCATCAAACACGTCTTCTTTACCTATTACTCAGATTGCTTCTGAAGCGAAGCGTCCTGAAAATGTAATCGGTCTGCATTACTTCAGTCCAGTGGACAAAATGCCACTTGCAGAGATCATTACGCATGAAGGTACGTCTGACCAAACTATCTCAACAACGGTTGAATTTGCGCGTAAGCAAGGCAAAACACCTATCGTTGTTAAAGATGGTGCTGGCTTCTATGTAAACCGTATTCTTGCGCCTTACATGAACGAAGCTGCACGTATCATTTTAGAACAAGAACCTATTGAAGCCGTTGATAAAGCATTAGTTAACTTTGGTTTCCCTGTTGGTCCTGTAACACTTCTTGATGAAGTCGGTATCGATGTTGGTGCTAAGATCGGTCCAATCTTAACGAAAGAGCTAGGTAGCCGTTTTGAAGCGCCTGCTGCGTTCGATAAGCTACTGGCTGATGATCGTAAAGGTCGTAAGAACGAAAAAGGTTTCTACCTATACGGTAAGAAAGCGAAGAAAGGTAAGAAGCAAGTTGATGAATCTATCTACAAGCTATTTAACCTGAAACCTGAAGCTAAAATGGATCCGAAAGCACTTGCAGAACGTGCAGTATTATTAATGCTGAACGAAGCGGCACGTTGTCTTGATGAAGGTATCTTACGTAGTGCGCGTGATGGTGACATTGGTGCAATCTTTGGTATCGGTTTCCCTCCTTTCTTAGGCGGTCCATTCCATTACATGGATTCAATTGGTATTGCTGAACTTGTTGACAAGCTAGAACGTCATCAAGATAAATACGGTGAGCGTTTTGCACCGTGTGAATCGCTTATAGCAATGGCAAAAGAAGATAAAAAGTTCTATAACTAA
- a CDS encoding fatty acyl-CoA reductase, which translates to MKYLVTGGTGFIGRFLIERLVEREDALVYVLTRQGSEHKFNALKDRVHKSVKSRIKMVTGDITKANLGIDEQWLAEHTDQIDNVYHLAAIYDMKADAESQETANVVGTRNAVEASVNMKAKSFHHVSSIAAAGLFNGTFYEDMFEEAENMENPYLRTKHVSEKVVRDECSIPFRIYRPGMVVGHSKTGEIDKVDGPYYFFKLLKKIRETIPTWMPMIGVEGRRLNIVPVDYVADAIDYISHKEEVHSNCFHLVDPKPFKVGEVLNIFATAGNAPKTAFRIDSRIANFLPASVRQAITHLPAVKQLTEGVLNDLGIPKDVLNFLNYPTSFDDRETARALEGSNIKVPRLDAYAPAVWDYWERNLNDDLVNDMTLKGNVSGKTIIITGASSGIGEATALKLAPTGAKLILVARDVTKLEATQAQIQELGGEAHIYSCDISNMESCDELVKSVLDEHKFVDVLINNAGRSIRRSIDLSFDRFHDYERTMQLNYFGSIRLIMGFSPSMLERKQGHVINISSIGVLTNAPRFSAYVASKAALDAFTRCAASEFSDRNVNMTTINMPLVRTPMIGPTKVYDNVPTLAPSEAADLIAQAIIRKPKRIATKVGIMSEVLYSLFPKVSEIIMNTGYRMFNDSAAAKGKEEDKDKPTQASTEQVAFAAIMRGVHW; encoded by the coding sequence ATGAAATACTTAGTTACCGGTGGTACAGGATTTATTGGTCGATTCTTAATTGAACGTCTAGTAGAAAGAGAAGATGCGTTAGTTTATGTATTAACTCGCCAAGGCTCAGAGCACAAGTTCAATGCATTAAAGGATCGAGTGCATAAAAGTGTAAAAAGTCGTATCAAAATGGTTACTGGTGATATCACTAAAGCGAATTTAGGGATTGATGAGCAATGGTTAGCAGAGCACACAGACCAAATTGATAACGTTTACCACCTTGCTGCAATCTACGACATGAAGGCCGATGCCGAATCACAAGAAACTGCGAATGTTGTAGGTACACGCAACGCTGTTGAAGCATCTGTAAATATGAAGGCAAAAAGCTTTCATCATGTAAGTTCTATTGCTGCAGCGGGCTTGTTCAATGGTACTTTCTACGAAGATATGTTTGAAGAAGCTGAAAATATGGAGAATCCGTATCTTCGCACCAAACATGTTTCTGAAAAAGTAGTTCGTGATGAATGTTCAATTCCTTTCCGTATTTATCGTCCAGGAATGGTTGTTGGTCACTCTAAAACAGGTGAAATCGATAAGGTAGATGGTCCATACTATTTCTTCAAACTATTGAAAAAGATTCGTGAGACAATTCCAACATGGATGCCAATGATCGGTGTTGAAGGCCGTCGTCTGAACATTGTCCCTGTCGACTATGTTGCAGATGCAATTGACTACATTAGTCACAAGGAAGAAGTGCACAGTAACTGCTTCCACCTTGTAGATCCAAAACCATTTAAAGTGGGTGAAGTACTTAATATCTTCGCTACAGCGGGTAACGCACCAAAAACGGCATTCCGAATTGATTCTCGAATCGCTAATTTCTTACCGGCTTCAGTTCGTCAAGCAATCACCCATTTACCAGCAGTAAAACAGCTTACTGAAGGGGTATTAAATGACCTTGGCATTCCAAAAGACGTATTGAACTTCCTTAACTACCCAACAAGCTTCGATGACCGTGAAACAGCACGTGCGCTAGAAGGTTCTAATATCAAAGTGCCTCGCTTAGACGCATACGCACCTGCGGTATGGGATTATTGGGAGCGTAACCTAAATGATGACCTAGTCAATGACATGACCCTGAAAGGTAATGTGAGTGGTAAAACAATTATCATCACAGGTGCAAGTTCTGGTATTGGTGAGGCAACGGCATTAAAACTCGCACCAACAGGCGCTAAATTAATCCTTGTCGCACGTGATGTCACAAAACTAGAAGCAACACAGGCGCAAATCCAAGAGCTTGGTGGCGAAGCGCACATCTATTCATGTGATATTTCAAATATGGAATCATGTGATGAATTAGTTAAGTCAGTGCTTGATGAACATAAATTTGTTGATGTATTAATCAATAACGCAGGTCGCTCAATCCGTCGTTCAATTGATTTATCATTTGACCGTTTCCACGATTACGAAAGAACGATGCAGTTAAACTACTTTGGCTCAATTCGTTTAATCATGGGCTTCTCGCCTAGCATGTTAGAACGTAAGCAAGGTCATGTAATTAACATCTCATCAATTGGTGTGTTAACAAATGCGCCGCGTTTCTCTGCTTATGTTGCATCGAAAGCAGCACTTGATGCCTTTACACGTTGTGCCGCATCAGAGTTCTCTGACCGTAACGTAAACATGACGACGATTAACATGCCGTTAGTACGTACACCTATGATTGGTCCAACGAAAGTATATGACAATGTACCAACGCTTGCTCCATCAGAAGCAGCTGATTTGATTGCTCAAGCAATTATTCGTAAGCCGAAACGTATCGCGACAAAAGTCGGTATTATGTCTGAAGTACTTTACTCACTATTCCCTAAAGTAAGTGAGATCATTATGAACACGGGCTACCGTATGTTTAATGATTCAGCTGCTGCGAAGGGCAAAGAAGAAGACAAAGATAAACCAACACAAGCAAGTACCGAGCAAGTTGCATTTGCAGCTATTATGCGCGGTGTGCATTGGTAA
- the nrdD gene encoding anaerobic ribonucleoside-triphosphate reductase, which yields MDLFVIKRDGCRVPFNIQCIQNAIFAAAKSVQQESRHYAAEMANKVHQILIQQDVSSEHAIEIHTIQNTVEDVLMQESNKLIARAYIEYRHQRDIARETQSILTNEIKGLIEQSNESLLNENANKDSKVIPTQRDLLAGIVAKHYAKQHILPRDIVHAHESGDIHYHDLDYAPFFPMFNCMLIDLDGMLTQGFKMGNAEIETPKSITTATAVTAQIIAQVASHIYGGTTINRIDEVLAPYVTASFNKNTLLAEEWDIPNKEKFARSRTEKECFDAFQSLEYEVNTLHTANGQTPFVTFGFGLGSTWEARLIQQSILKNRIAGLGKNHKTAVFPKLVFAIKDGLNHKSADANYDIKQLALECASKRMYPDILNYDQVVKVTGSFKTPMGCRSFLSNYEEQGELVHEGRNNLGVVSLNLPRIAIQAQGDESRFYQLLDERLSLCKRALETRISRLKGVKARVAPILYMEGACGVRLQEDDDVLEIFKHGRASISLGYIGLHEAINALFGNQTHPFDSNRLQQKATAMLTHMKAITELWTTETGYAFSLYATPSENLCSRFAKLDKITFGNITDVTDKGYYTNSFHLDVEKQVNPYDKIDFEMPYPAISSGGFICYGEYPNMQHNIEALENVWDYSYSRVPYYGTNTPIDECYACGYTGEFECTSKGFTCPKCGNHDVAKVSVTRRVCGYLGSPDARPFNEGKQEEVKRRVKHL from the coding sequence GTGGATCTATTTGTCATTAAACGAGATGGTTGTCGTGTGCCTTTTAACATTCAATGCATACAAAACGCCATTTTCGCAGCGGCTAAATCAGTGCAACAAGAGAGTCGTCATTATGCGGCAGAAATGGCGAATAAGGTTCATCAAATACTGATCCAGCAAGATGTATCCAGTGAACATGCAATCGAAATCCATACGATTCAAAACACCGTTGAAGATGTGTTGATGCAAGAAAGCAACAAACTCATTGCCCGCGCTTATATCGAGTATCGTCATCAGCGCGATATCGCCCGCGAAACGCAAAGTATTCTAACCAACGAGATCAAAGGGCTTATTGAACAAAGCAACGAATCATTGCTTAATGAAAATGCCAATAAAGACAGTAAAGTGATCCCTACGCAACGAGATTTGCTGGCGGGAATTGTCGCGAAACATTATGCCAAGCAACATATCTTGCCACGTGATATTGTTCATGCGCATGAATCTGGCGACATTCATTATCATGATCTTGACTATGCACCTTTCTTCCCGATGTTTAACTGTATGCTGATCGACCTTGACGGCATGTTAACCCAAGGGTTCAAAATGGGTAACGCTGAGATTGAAACACCTAAATCCATTACTACGGCAACGGCAGTCACTGCACAGATTATTGCACAAGTGGCTAGCCACATTTATGGTGGGACTACAATCAACCGTATTGATGAGGTCTTAGCGCCATATGTCACCGCAAGTTTTAATAAAAACACCCTATTAGCAGAAGAATGGGATATCCCGAATAAAGAGAAGTTTGCACGTTCACGCACAGAAAAAGAATGTTTCGATGCGTTCCAATCGTTAGAATATGAAGTTAATACCTTACACACTGCTAATGGGCAAACGCCCTTTGTTACCTTTGGTTTTGGTTTAGGGTCGACTTGGGAAGCACGGCTAATTCAGCAATCCATTCTTAAAAACCGTATTGCGGGTTTAGGTAAAAATCATAAAACGGCTGTTTTTCCAAAACTGGTCTTTGCAATCAAAGATGGTTTAAACCATAAATCCGCAGATGCAAACTACGATATTAAGCAGCTTGCACTAGAGTGCGCAAGTAAACGTATGTATCCAGATATTTTAAATTACGACCAAGTAGTAAAAGTTACGGGGTCATTTAAAACCCCCATGGGTTGCCGTAGCTTCTTAAGCAATTATGAAGAACAAGGTGAATTAGTGCATGAAGGCCGTAATAACTTAGGGGTTGTCAGCCTTAATTTACCGCGTATCGCCATTCAAGCACAAGGTGATGAATCGCGCTTCTATCAATTACTCGATGAACGCTTAAGCCTGTGTAAACGCGCACTAGAAACTCGCATCTCTCGCCTTAAAGGTGTCAAAGCACGTGTTGCGCCAATCTTGTACATGGAAGGAGCCTGCGGTGTTCGCCTCCAAGAAGATGATGACGTATTAGAAATATTCAAACATGGTCGCGCATCTATTTCTTTAGGCTACATAGGTTTACACGAAGCAATCAATGCACTATTTGGTAATCAAACACACCCTTTTGATAGTAATAGATTGCAACAAAAAGCCACTGCCATGCTTACTCATATGAAAGCTATTACAGAACTGTGGACTACTGAAACTGGTTACGCATTTAGTTTGTATGCAACACCGAGTGAAAATCTGTGTAGTCGTTTTGCTAAATTAGATAAAATAACCTTTGGTAATATCACGGATGTGACAGATAAAGGCTATTACACCAACAGTTTCCATTTAGATGTTGAGAAACAAGTTAATCCATACGACAAAATAGATTTTGAAATGCCCTACCCTGCGATTAGTAGTGGTGGTTTTATCTGTTACGGCGAATATCCCAATATGCAACACAACATCGAAGCGCTAGAAAATGTATGGGATTACAGCTATTCACGCGTTCCTTATTACGGCACTAATACACCGATTGATGAATGTTACGCCTGTGGTTATACCGGTGAGTTTGAATGTACCAGTAAAGGGTTCACCTGTCCGAAGTGCGGTAATCACGATGTTGCGAAAGTCTCTGTTACCCGTCGAGTCTGTGGTTACTTAGGTAGCCCAGATGCGCGTCCTTTTAATGAAGGTAAACAAGAAGAAGTAAAACGACGCGTTAAACATTTATAA
- a CDS encoding putative uncharacterized ATPase, with the protein MPKSNFNQLRGYLNSQILGQAKLVDNLLIALLADGHILVEGPPGLAKTRAVKALADSLEANFHRIQFTPDLLPADLTGTDIYRAETGTFDFQPGPLFHNIVLADEINRAPAKVQSALLEAMAEQQITVGNKTMLLPKLFMVMATQNPIEQEGTYPLPEAQLDRFMLHLEIDYPDKDTELQILRLTTQEAQQDAATPITKITQQAIMQAREEVLNIHLAPALEHYLVDLIMATRNPDTLDTQLASWINYGASPRATISLARCVRARAWLHGRDHVLPEDIQTCLYPILRHRLLLSFEAEADGITTNQVIDRILSLIAFS; encoded by the coding sequence ATGCCAAAATCAAACTTTAATCAATTACGCGGCTATCTTAACAGCCAAATTCTTGGACAAGCAAAACTTGTCGACAATTTATTAATCGCGTTACTAGCAGATGGTCACATCTTAGTAGAAGGTCCACCCGGATTGGCCAAAACACGTGCAGTAAAAGCACTGGCAGATAGTTTAGAAGCCAATTTCCATCGTATTCAATTCACGCCCGATTTACTGCCTGCAGATTTAACCGGTACTGATATCTATCGCGCCGAAACCGGCACCTTTGATTTTCAACCCGGTCCTCTGTTCCACAATATTGTGCTTGCGGACGAGATTAACCGTGCACCAGCTAAGGTACAGTCTGCGCTGCTAGAAGCTATGGCCGAACAGCAGATAACGGTTGGCAACAAAACCATGTTATTACCAAAGCTATTTATGGTAATGGCAACGCAGAACCCAATTGAGCAAGAAGGTACATACCCATTACCCGAAGCACAGCTCGACCGTTTTATGCTACATCTAGAAATTGACTACCCAGATAAAGATACTGAATTACAAATTTTACGATTAACCACACAAGAAGCACAGCAAGACGCGGCTACACCCATTACAAAAATCACTCAACAAGCGATTATGCAAGCGCGCGAAGAAGTACTTAATATTCACCTTGCCCCTGCCCTCGAGCATTACCTTGTCGATTTGATCATGGCAACACGAAATCCTGATACCTTAGATACGCAGCTAGCCAGCTGGATCAACTATGGTGCAAGTCCACGTGCGACTATCTCTCTTGCCCGCTGCGTACGTGCTCGTGCTTGGTTACACGGCCGTGATCATGTATTACCCGAAGATATCCAAACCTGCCTCTACCCTATCCTACGTCATCGTTTACTACTGAGCTTTGAAGCGGAAGCTGATGGCATTACTACAAACCAAGTTATTGACCGCATTTTGTCATTAATTGCATTTTCGTAA
- the fadI gene encoding 3-ketoacyl-CoA thiolase, with translation MAKPQSLTTRNGDRIAVVTGLRTPFAKQATAFHGVPALDLGKMVVNEMLTRNDIDPKIVQQVVFGQVVQMPEAPNIAREIVLGTGMDIGTDAYSVSRACATSFQAISNVTESIMAGSIDCGVAGGADSSSVVPIGVSKKLAHQLINLSKAKTTSDKLKIARQLSLKDLLPVAPAVAEYSTGLTMGQTAEQMAKSYNISRQAQDELAHRSHSLAAKAWEEGKLKDEVMTAYPEPMKSFIAEDNNIRKNSTVEGYAKLRPAFDRKHGTVTAATSTPLTDGAAAVLLMSESRAKELGLEVLGYIRSYAYAAVPADVDGLIGPSYAIPEALDRAGIKFDDLALFDMHEAFAAQTLANLKCLESDTFAQEKLGRPERVANIDESKFNVLGGSLAYGHPFAATGARMITQTLHELKRRGGGLGLTAACAAGGLGVAMIVESA, from the coding sequence ATGGCTAAACCACAAAGCCTAACCACCCGCAACGGCGATCGTATCGCGGTGGTCACTGGATTACGTACCCCGTTTGCTAAACAAGCAACAGCGTTTCATGGGGTTCCAGCATTAGATTTAGGCAAAATGGTTGTTAATGAGATGCTTACTCGTAACGACATTGACCCTAAAATTGTTCAGCAAGTTGTATTTGGACAAGTTGTTCAAATGCCTGAAGCGCCAAACATTGCGCGTGAAATCGTATTAGGCACTGGCATGGACATCGGCACCGATGCATACAGTGTATCACGTGCATGTGCGACAAGTTTCCAAGCTATTTCAAATGTTACCGAGTCTATCATGGCTGGTTCTATTGATTGTGGTGTTGCTGGTGGTGCAGATTCATCTTCAGTCGTGCCAATTGGCGTATCTAAAAAGCTTGCTCATCAGTTAATTAACTTAAGCAAAGCAAAAACGACTAGTGATAAATTAAAAATTGCCCGTCAGCTAAGCTTGAAAGATTTATTGCCTGTCGCACCTGCGGTTGCAGAGTACAGTACGGGTTTGACTATGGGTCAGACAGCAGAACAAATGGCTAAGTCTTATAACATCTCGCGTCAAGCGCAGGATGAACTTGCTCATCGTTCTCACTCTCTGGCTGCTAAAGCTTGGGAAGAAGGGAAGCTAAAAGACGAAGTAATGACGGCTTATCCAGAACCAATGAAGTCATTTATTGCTGAAGATAACAACATTCGTAAAAATTCAACAGTTGAAGGTTATGCGAAACTACGTCCTGCATTTGACCGTAAACACGGTACTGTAACTGCAGCAACAAGTACGCCACTTACAGATGGTGCGGCTGCGGTATTACTAATGAGTGAAAGCCGCGCGAAAGAACTTGGTCTAGAAGTACTCGGTTATATTCGCAGTTATGCTTATGCTGCTGTGCCTGCTGATGTTGATGGTCTAATTGGTCCATCATATGCGATACCTGAAGCGTTAGACCGTGCAGGTATTAAATTTGACGACTTAGCACTATTTGATATGCATGAAGCATTTGCTGCACAGACATTAGCAAATCTAAAATGTCTAGAGTCAGATACGTTTGCACAGGAAAAATTAGGTCGCCCAGAGCGCGTTGCTAATATCGATGAAAGTAAGTTTAACGTACTGGGTGGTTCACTTGCATATGGTCACCCATTTGCAGCGACTGGCGCACGTATGATCACGCAAACATTGCATGAATTGAAACGTCGTGGTGGTGGTCTAGGGTTAACGGCGGCATGTGCTGCTGGTGGTCTAGGTGTAGCAATGATTGTGGAGAGTGCGTAA